In one Gammaproteobacteria bacterium genomic region, the following are encoded:
- a CDS encoding response regulator transcription factor, with the protein MRILIVEDDFAIVDAIQQALRKAGYAVDRVHNGVDGEFMGDEEPYDLVILDLGLPQRSGLEVLKNWRSRGNKVPVLVLTARDAWHERVDGLKAGADDYLGKPFHIEELLARVNALVRRAHGEAAPGFEVAGVSLDEERQVATTSSGESHPLTGTEYRLLRYFMSHPGIILSKNRLTEHVYEGDADRDSNVIEVYVKRLRNKLGKSLFETRRGQGYVFRGESK; encoded by the coding sequence GTGCGTATTTTAATTGTTGAAGATGACTTTGCAATCGTCGATGCTATTCAGCAGGCACTGCGTAAAGCAGGTTATGCGGTGGACCGGGTTCACAACGGTGTTGATGGCGAGTTTATGGGGGATGAAGAGCCTTATGATCTTGTTATTTTGGATCTTGGTTTGCCGCAGCGCTCCGGTTTGGAGGTTTTAAAAAACTGGCGCAGTCGGGGTAATAAAGTGCCGGTGCTGGTGTTAACGGCGCGTGATGCTTGGCATGAGCGGGTTGATGGGCTTAAAGCGGGAGCCGATGACTATCTAGGTAAACCCTTTCATATTGAGGAGTTGCTGGCGCGAGTGAATGCGCTGGTGCGGCGTGCTCATGGAGAGGCGGCACCCGGTTTTGAGGTGGCGGGGGTGAGCCTGGATGAGGAGCGGCAAGTCGCTACTACTTCATCAGGAGAGTCACATCCACTTACGGGTACTGAATACCGGTTGTTACGCTATTTTATGAGTCACCCCGGGATTATTCTTTCAAAAAACCGCCTTACTGAGCATGTGTATGAGGGGGATGCGGATCGTGATAGTAATGTGATTGAAGTGTATGTGAAGCGGTTGCGCAATAAACTCGGAAAATCACTTTTTGAAACACGCCGGGGGCAGGGTTATGTTTTTCGTGGGGAGTCGAAGTGA
- a CDS encoding PepSY domain-containing protein: MGRLTQFSLLMMLALLFTPALSDDDQLRAIELLQRGEILPLEDILVISRGEIEGHILEVELEQERGKIIYEIEMLDQQGRVWELKIDATSGEIIKREQE; the protein is encoded by the coding sequence ATGGGACGATTAACACAATTTTCGTTGTTGATGATGTTGGCTCTGCTGTTTACACCGGCTTTGAGTGATGATGATCAGTTGCGAGCTATCGAGCTGTTGCAACGGGGGGAGATTCTTCCCCTTGAGGACATTTTGGTGATCAGTCGCGGTGAGATTGAGGGTCATATTCTTGAGGTGGAGCTAGAGCAGGAGCGGGGTAAGATTATCTATGAGATTGAGATGCTGGATCAACAAGGGCGGGTGTGGGAGTTAAAGATCGATGCTACCAGCGGCGAAATCATTAAGCGTGAGCAGGAGTAG
- a CDS encoding diheme cytochrome c, translated as MSFSNSLLAILLTSGVLMTGCAIGDDDDDKYRGGSLDVAPVTNVAYGEECADCHMAYQPGFLPARSWQKMMGSLDDHFGENAELESDVQQRLTQYLMENAADHANYKRSRAMMKSLSYNETPLRITETRYFIRKHDELSRRVVEDNPEVVSFSRCEVCHTQADKGSYDEHQVTIPGFGKWDD; from the coding sequence ATGAGTTTTTCAAATAGTTTGTTGGCAATTCTTTTAACATCGGGTGTTTTAATGACAGGTTGTGCCATTGGTGATGACGATGATGATAAGTATCGGGGCGGCTCGCTGGATGTGGCACCGGTAACTAATGTAGCCTATGGTGAGGAGTGTGCTGATTGCCATATGGCTTATCAGCCCGGTTTTTTGCCCGCACGCTCTTGGCAGAAGATGATGGGTAGTCTGGATGATCACTTTGGTGAAAATGCTGAGTTGGAGAGTGATGTGCAACAGCGTTTAACCCAGTACCTTATGGAAAATGCGGCTGATCATGCCAATTACAAGCGCTCAAGGGCGATGATGAAGTCGCTCTCTTATAATGAGACACCGCTGCGGATTACTGAGACGCGTTATTTTATTCGTAAGCATGATGAGTTGTCACGGCGTGTGGTAGAAGATAATCCTGAGGTGGTCTCTTTTAGCCGCTGCGAGGTGTGCCATACGCAGGCGGATAAGGGGTCATATGATGAACACCAAGTAACTATTCCGGGGTTTGGAAAATGGGACGATTAA